One region of Flavobacterium sp. KACC 22763 genomic DNA includes:
- a CDS encoding methionine aminotransferase has translation MSKLPNVTTSIFTVMSKMAAEYNAINLSQGFPNFPVDERLTDIVARLAKENVHQYTPMAGYPPLMNKIAKLTQDSYNRTINPDTELLVTAGATQGIFTTILALVKENDEVIILDPSYDSYESPVLLCKAKPVRVALNDDYTPNWERIEKACSAKTRMMIINNPHNPTGKILTENDFVQLKNLLEKYPDIIILSDEVYEYITFEEKHISAHTKDFLLDRCVMVSSFGKSFHITGWKIGYTIAPEHLMKEIKKVHQFLVFSVNSISQFAISEYLDVVDVNLLGKFYQEKRDYFQKLLQNSRFELKPCEGTYFQVASYANISNEDDVTFCKNLIINHGVAAIPISTFYSDHKDQKLIRFCFAKDDFTLESAAKKLCEI, from the coding sequence ATGAGTAAACTTCCAAACGTAACCACAAGCATTTTTACGGTAATGTCAAAAATGGCAGCCGAATACAATGCAATCAATCTTTCGCAGGGATTTCCAAATTTTCCTGTTGATGAAAGATTAACTGATATTGTTGCCAGATTAGCGAAAGAAAATGTACATCAATATACACCAATGGCAGGTTATCCGCCGTTGATGAACAAAATTGCAAAATTAACTCAGGATTCTTATAACAGAACAATTAATCCAGATACAGAACTTTTGGTTACTGCTGGCGCTACTCAAGGAATTTTCACTACAATTTTGGCTTTAGTAAAAGAAAACGACGAAGTAATCATTCTGGATCCGAGTTATGATTCTTATGAATCTCCAGTTTTATTGTGCAAAGCAAAACCTGTTCGAGTAGCACTAAACGATGATTATACACCAAACTGGGAGAGAATTGAAAAAGCATGTTCTGCTAAAACCAGAATGATGATTATCAATAATCCGCATAATCCGACGGGGAAAATTTTAACCGAAAATGATTTTGTACAGTTAAAAAATCTTCTTGAAAAATATCCAGACATTATCATTTTGTCTGATGAAGTTTACGAATATATCACTTTTGAAGAAAAACATATTTCGGCACATACAAAAGATTTTCTTTTAGACCGTTGTGTAATGGTTTCTTCCTTTGGAAAATCATTTCATATTACGGGCTGGAAAATTGGCTATACCATTGCGCCAGAACATTTAATGAAAGAAATCAAAAAAGTGCATCAGTTTTTGGTTTTCAGTGTAAACAGCATTTCGCAATTTGCTATTAGCGAATATCTTGATGTTGTTGACGTTAATCTTCTTGGAAAATTCTATCAAGAGAAACGAGATTATTTTCAGAAACTACTCCAAAATAGCCGTTTTGAATTGAAACCTTGCGAAGGAACGTATTTTCAAGTCGCTTCTTATGCCAATATTTCAAATGAAGACGATGTTACTTTCTGCAAAAATCTGATTATAAATCATGGTGTTGCGGCAATTCCAATTTCAACTTTCTATTCAGATCATAAAGATCAAAAATTAATTCGTTTCTGTTTTGCCAAAGACGATTTTACACTTGAGTCTGCAGCAAAAAAATTATGTGAAATATAA
- a CDS encoding low molecular weight protein-tyrosine-phosphatase, whose product MPVKILMVCLGNICRSPLAEGILASKLPEDKFFIDSAGTGSWHIGHCPDKRSIEVARKNGINISAQKGRQIKVSDFDEFDYIYVMDNSNFRDVVHLAKTPEHKNKVRLILNELFPNENVDVPDPYYGSANGFDNVYQMLDEVTDLIADQLLKKHS is encoded by the coding sequence ATGCCTGTAAAAATCTTAATGGTTTGTTTAGGGAACATTTGCAGATCTCCTTTAGCAGAAGGAATTCTTGCTTCTAAACTACCCGAAGATAAATTCTTTATTGATTCTGCCGGAACAGGCTCATGGCATATTGGTCATTGTCCCGACAAACGTTCTATAGAAGTTGCGAGAAAAAACGGAATCAACATCAGCGCACAAAAAGGACGACAGATAAAAGTCTCTGATTTTGATGAGTTTGATTACATCTATGTGATGGATAATTCTAATTTTCGCGATGTTGTCCATTTAGCTAAAACTCCTGAACATAAAAATAAAGTTCGTTTGATTTTAAACGAATTATTTCCAAATGAAAACGTCGATGTACCAGATCCGTATTACGGCTCTGCAAACGGTTTTGACAACGTTTACCAAATGCTGGACGAAGTAACTGATTTAATTGCAGATCAGCTTCTTAAAAAACACTCCTAA
- a CDS encoding SDR family oxidoreductase: MSYTDKMLRDDALKGKVIVVTGGGSGLGKAMTKYFLELGAQVAITSRDLEKLKTTAAELESQTGGKCLPLQCDVRHYEEVENMLQETLKVFGKVDVLLNNAAGNFISPTERLSANAFDTVIDIVLKGSKNCTLAFGKHWIDTKQTSATILNIVTTYAWTGSAYVVPSATAKAGVLAMTRSLAVEWAKYGIRSNAIAPGPFPTKGAWDRLLPGDLSEKFDMAKKVPLKRVGDHQELANLAAYLVSDFSSYINGDVITIDGGEWLKGAGQFNLLEAIPEELWDQLEMMIKAKKNK, encoded by the coding sequence ATGAGCTACACAGATAAAATGTTACGTGATGATGCTTTAAAAGGCAAAGTCATTGTCGTTACAGGCGGCGGAAGCGGTTTAGGCAAAGCTATGACCAAATATTTTCTCGAATTAGGAGCTCAAGTAGCCATAACTTCTAGAGATTTAGAGAAGTTAAAAACTACAGCTGCCGAACTGGAAAGCCAAACTGGAGGTAAATGTCTTCCTCTTCAATGTGACGTTCGTCATTACGAAGAAGTTGAAAATATGCTTCAAGAAACTTTAAAAGTTTTCGGAAAAGTAGATGTTCTTTTAAATAACGCAGCAGGAAATTTCATTTCCCCAACAGAGCGTTTATCCGCAAATGCATTTGATACTGTGATAGATATCGTACTTAAAGGTTCTAAAAACTGTACGCTTGCTTTTGGAAAACACTGGATCGATACAAAACAAACTTCGGCAACGATTTTAAATATAGTAACCACTTACGCTTGGACAGGGTCTGCTTATGTTGTTCCTAGTGCTACGGCAAAAGCGGGAGTTTTGGCAATGACAAGAAGTCTTGCTGTAGAATGGGCAAAATACGGAATTCGTTCTAACGCAATTGCTCCTGGACCATTCCCTACAAAAGGTGCTTGGGACAGATTATTGCCTGGAGATCTTTCAGAGAAATTTGACATGGCAAAAAAAGTACCATTAAAAAGAGTTGGAGATCACCAAGAATTAGCAAATTTAGCCGCTTATTTAGTTTCTGATTTTTCATCTTATATCAACGGAGATGTAATCACAATTGACGGTGGCGAATGGTTAAAAGGTGCTGGACAATTCAATTTATTAGAAGCAATTCCAGAAGAACTTTGGGATCAGCTTGAAATGATGATTAAAGCAAAAAAGAATAAATAA
- the ribD gene encoding bifunctional diaminohydroxyphosphoribosylaminopyrimidine deaminase/5-amino-6-(5-phosphoribosylamino)uracil reductase RibD, giving the protein MNIHEKYIKRCIELAQNGLGTTYPNPMVGSVIVYEGKIIGEGWHKKAGEPHAEVNAVNSVKNKSLLKKATIYVSLEPCSHFGKTPPCCDLIIANEIPNVVVGTVDPNEKVAGKGILKLIEAGANVTVGVLEDECNELNKRFFTFHQKKRPYIILKWAESQDGFLAPEKTIDQDRKPIWITNQYSRQLVHKWRTEEQAILVGTQTVIDDNPKLNARDWDGNNPTRIVIDRNNRIDKDSFIFDDSVRTIIFSNETEKSSKENTQFETINFNKNIVPQILDVLYQNQIQSVIIEGGRQTLQSFIDENLWDEARIFIGKTSFEKGTKAPEISRKNTIKTNILSNELIQIRNYD; this is encoded by the coding sequence GTGAATATACATGAAAAATATATAAAACGCTGCATCGAACTAGCACAAAATGGACTTGGAACAACATATCCGAATCCGATGGTTGGCAGTGTGATTGTTTATGAAGGCAAGATTATTGGCGAAGGCTGGCATAAAAAGGCTGGAGAACCGCATGCAGAGGTAAATGCCGTCAATTCTGTAAAAAATAAATCACTGCTGAAAAAGGCTACAATTTATGTAAGCTTAGAGCCATGCAGTCATTTTGGAAAAACTCCTCCATGCTGTGATTTGATTATTGCAAATGAAATTCCGAATGTTGTAGTCGGCACGGTTGACCCTAATGAAAAGGTAGCTGGGAAAGGCATTTTGAAATTAATTGAAGCTGGAGCCAATGTTACAGTTGGAGTTTTAGAAGACGAATGCAACGAACTGAATAAGCGTTTTTTTACTTTTCATCAGAAAAAAAGACCTTATATCATTTTAAAATGGGCCGAAAGCCAAGACGGATTTTTAGCTCCTGAAAAAACAATTGATCAAGATCGAAAACCAATTTGGATTACGAATCAATATTCTAGACAATTGGTTCATAAATGGAGAACTGAAGAGCAAGCCATTTTGGTCGGAACACAAACCGTAATTGATGACAACCCAAAATTAAATGCTAGAGATTGGGACGGAAACAATCCGACAAGAATTGTTATAGATCGAAATAACCGAATTGATAAAGACAGTTTTATTTTTGATGACAGCGTGAGAACTATCATTTTTTCTAATGAAACAGAAAAGTCATCAAAAGAAAATACGCAGTTTGAGACAATTAATTTTAACAAAAACATTGTACCTCAGATTTTAGATGTTTTATACCAAAATCAAATTCAATCGGTAATTATTGAAGGCGGAAGACAAACGCTTCAATCTTTTATCGATGAAAATCTTTGGGACGAAGCACGAATTTTTATTGGAAAAACAAGTTTTGAAAAAGGAACGAAAGCGCCAGAGATTTCAAGAAAAAACACTATTAAAACCAACATTTTAAGCAACGAATTAATACAGATTAGAAATTATGATTAA
- a CDS encoding energy transducer TonB produces MKKFLLLILICFVQNIFAQTPKTKTDDVLTIDEPTNKAYPEGDIPNDDYSVYNTAGIDIKPDFPGGMIEFNKFVEKNFKIPASNPELKGKIYVTFVIEKDGSLSDIRILRDIGFETGREAIRVLKMSPKWSPGKQNNKTVRVLFSAPMYVNSSPK; encoded by the coding sequence ATGAAAAAATTTCTTCTGTTAATTTTGATTTGTTTTGTACAAAATATATTTGCTCAAACTCCAAAAACAAAAACTGACGATGTTCTCACAATTGACGAACCTACTAATAAAGCTTACCCAGAAGGCGATATTCCTAACGATGATTACAGTGTTTACAATACTGCCGGAATAGATATCAAACCTGATTTCCCAGGAGGAATGATTGAATTTAATAAATTTGTCGAGAAGAATTTTAAAATTCCTGCAAGTAATCCAGAATTAAAAGGAAAAATCTATGTCACTTTTGTCATAGAAAAAGACGGTTCTTTAAGCGACATTAGAATATTGAGAGATATTGGTTTCGAAACAGGAAGGGAAGCAATTCGTGTTTTAAAAATGTCTCCAAAATGGAGTCCTGGAAAACAAAACAATAAAACCGTTAGAGTTCTTTTTTCTGCACCTATGTATGTAAATAGTTCTCCAAAATAA
- the dnaA gene encoding chromosomal replication initiator protein DnaA, with the protein MTKTAQSVWENCLSFIKDNIQDQAYKTWFEPIKSVELTDNALYIQVPSKFFYEWLEEHYVKLLKVALTKELGKNAKLLYKIKMENTYGNKQPFTEQLPSANRVPMKPQEVDAPFKNLNPELKNPFVIPGIRNLKIESQLNPNYSFDNFLEGDSNRLARSAGMAVANKPGGTSFNPLLIFGGVGLGKTHLAHAIGVEVKDKYPEKTVLYISAEIFTQQYIDSVKKNNRNDFIHFYQLIDVLIIDDVQFLSGKSGTQDVFFHIFNYLHQNGKQVILTSDKAPVDMQDIEQRLLSRFKWGLSAELHQPDYETRISILKNILYRDGVEMPEDILEYVARNIKSNVRELEGAIISLIAQSSFNKKEVTIELAKSVVEKFVKNVKREISIDYIQKIVSDYFQLDIETLQSKTRKRHVVQARQLAMFFAKKFTKASLANIGSQIGDRDHATVLHACKTVDNLVSTDKQFKKFVEDINKKLTL; encoded by the coding sequence ATGACTAAAACTGCTCAATCGGTATGGGAAAACTGTTTGTCCTTTATAAAGGATAATATTCAAGACCAAGCATATAAAACTTGGTTCGAACCAATCAAATCAGTTGAGCTAACCGATAACGCATTATACATTCAGGTTCCGAGTAAATTTTTCTACGAATGGCTCGAAGAGCATTACGTAAAATTATTGAAAGTTGCGCTTACCAAAGAACTGGGAAAAAACGCAAAGTTACTCTATAAAATTAAAATGGAGAACACTTATGGCAATAAACAGCCGTTTACCGAGCAGCTGCCAAGTGCCAACAGAGTGCCAATGAAACCGCAAGAGGTTGACGCTCCGTTTAAAAACTTAAATCCTGAACTTAAAAATCCTTTTGTAATTCCTGGAATTAGAAATTTAAAAATTGAGTCTCAGTTAAATCCAAACTACAGTTTTGATAATTTCTTAGAAGGAGATTCAAACCGTTTGGCTCGTTCTGCTGGTATGGCAGTTGCCAACAAACCAGGGGGAACTTCATTTAATCCGTTATTGATTTTTGGAGGAGTTGGTTTAGGAAAAACACACTTAGCGCATGCTATAGGTGTAGAAGTAAAAGACAAATATCCGGAAAAGACCGTTTTATATATTTCTGCTGAGATTTTCACGCAACAATACATTGATTCTGTTAAAAAGAATAATCGTAATGACTTTATTCATTTTTATCAGTTAATCGATGTTTTGATTATTGATGATGTTCAGTTCTTATCTGGAAAATCAGGAACACAAGATGTATTCTTCCACATTTTCAACTATTTGCACCAAAACGGAAAACAAGTAATCTTAACTTCTGATAAAGCTCCTGTTGATATGCAGGATATCGAACAAAGATTATTATCTCGTTTCAAATGGGGATTGTCTGCAGAATTACACCAGCCTGACTACGAAACTCGTATCTCAATCTTAAAAAACATTTTATACCGCGATGGTGTAGAAATGCCAGAAGATATTTTAGAATATGTTGCTCGTAACATCAAATCTAATGTTAGAGAACTTGAAGGCGCTATTATTTCGTTAATCGCCCAATCATCTTTCAACAAAAAAGAAGTTACGATCGAGCTAGCAAAAAGCGTTGTAGAGAAATTTGTTAAAAACGTAAAGAGAGAAATCTCAATCGATTATATCCAAAAAATTGTTTCAGACTATTTCCAATTGGATATTGAAACACTTCAATCTAAAACCAGAAAGAGGCACGTTGTACAAGCTAGACAACTAGCGATGTTTTTTGCAAAAAAATTCACCAAAGCTTCTTTGGCTAATATTGGTTCACAAATTGGAGACCGCGATCACGCAACTGTTCTTCACGCTTGTAAAACAGTCGATAACTTAGTTTCTACAGACAAACAATTTAAAAAGTTTGTTGAAGACATCAATAAAAAACTAACGCTTTAA
- the udk gene encoding uridine kinase: protein MLIIGIAGGTGSGKTTVVHQIMNELPDTEVGVISQDSYYKENHNLSFDERALINFDHPRAIDFELLVKHLKALKAGETIDQPVYSFIQHNRTDDTITTHPRKVMIVEGILILTNPELRELFDIKIYVHADSDERLIRRLKRDISERGRDIDEVLNRYQTTLKPMHEQFIEPTKAFADIIIPNDKYNTVAIDVVRAVINQRIS, encoded by the coding sequence ATGCTCATTATTGGAATTGCAGGAGGAACTGGAAGCGGAAAAACAACGGTTGTACACCAAATCATGAACGAATTACCAGACACTGAAGTTGGCGTAATTTCTCAAGATTCGTATTATAAAGAAAACCATAACTTGTCTTTTGACGAGAGAGCATTAATCAATTTTGATCACCCTCGTGCCATTGATTTTGAATTATTGGTAAAACATCTAAAAGCTTTAAAAGCAGGTGAAACCATTGATCAGCCTGTATATTCATTTATTCAACACAACAGAACTGATGATACAATTACCACTCATCCTAGAAAAGTAATGATTGTTGAAGGAATCTTAATTTTGACAAATCCAGAATTGCGTGAGCTTTTTGATATCAAAATTTATGTTCATGCCGATTCTGATGAGAGATTAATCCGTCGTTTAAAAAGAGATATTTCTGAACGCGGACGTGATATTGACGAGGTTTTAAACCGTTACCAAACAACTTTAAAACCTATGCATGAGCAATTTATAGAACCTACTAAAGCATTTGCAGATATTATTATACCAAATGACAAATACAATACAGTAGCAATTGATGTAGTTCGGGCTGTAATTAATCAGCGTATTTCATAA
- a CDS encoding SAM-dependent methyltransferase, which yields MKSFGKLYLIPTTMGESDPMDVLPQTVRRTIEVIDHYIVENDKTARKSIKAVYPEKKQSELVLFTLNKRTETSEHNDFIKPLLEGKNMGLMSEAGCPGVADPGAAIVKLAHEKGIQVVPLVGPSSILLAMMASGMNGQSFTFNGYLPIDKDEKKSAIRHFEKLSYDKNQSQLFIETPYRNNKLIEDLLQILSPATHLCIAADITLPTEFIKTMKVSDWKKLKIDIDKRPAIFIIHKM from the coding sequence ATGAAATCTTTCGGAAAACTATATTTAATTCCAACCACAATGGGCGAAAGCGATCCGATGGATGTTTTACCTCAAACTGTTAGAAGAACGATAGAAGTTATCGACCATTATATTGTTGAAAATGATAAAACTGCCAGAAAATCTATAAAAGCAGTGTATCCAGAAAAAAAACAATCTGAACTGGTTCTTTTTACTTTAAACAAAAGAACAGAAACTAGCGAACATAATGATTTCATTAAACCTTTATTAGAAGGAAAAAACATGGGATTAATGAGTGAAGCTGGCTGTCCTGGAGTTGCAGATCCTGGTGCTGCAATTGTAAAACTGGCGCACGAAAAAGGGATTCAAGTTGTACCTTTAGTTGGTCCTTCTTCTATCCTACTAGCCATGATGGCTTCAGGAATGAACGGTCAGAGTTTTACTTTTAATGGTTATTTGCCAATTGATAAAGATGAAAAAAAATCGGCAATTCGTCATTTCGAGAAATTATCTTATGATAAAAATCAATCGCAACTATTTATTGAAACTCCATACAGAAACAATAAATTAATTGAAGATCTTTTGCAAATTTTAAGTCCTGCAACTCATCTTTGTATTGCAGCTGACATTACACTTCCAACGGAATTCATCAAAACAATGAAAGTTTCTGATTGGAAAAAACTAAAAATTGACATTGATAAACGTCCTGCGATTTTTATTATTCATAAAATGTAA
- a CDS encoding acyl-CoA thioesterase produces MKNHQTQVRVRYSETDQMGVVYHGNYVPYFEIGRVEWLRNKGVSYKSMEESGIGLPIVNMNINYKKSARYDELLTIHTTFKSHSSVKIEFDCAIYNEANELLTTATFILVFVALKTGRPTAPPEYILDIFKSLDENC; encoded by the coding sequence ATGAAAAATCACCAGACTCAAGTGCGAGTTCGTTACTCAGAAACTGACCAAATGGGAGTTGTTTATCACGGAAATTATGTGCCTTATTTTGAGATTGGACGCGTGGAATGGCTTAGAAATAAAGGGGTTTCGTATAAAAGCATGGAAGAAAGCGGAATTGGTCTTCCAATTGTCAACATGAATATCAACTACAAAAAATCGGCACGATACGATGAACTTTTGACAATTCATACCACATTCAAAAGTCACTCTTCTGTGAAGATCGAATTTGACTGTGCGATTTACAATGAGGCAAATGAGTTATTAACAACTGCGACGTTTATTTTAGTATTTGTTGCGTTAAAAACAGGTCGTCCAACAGCCCCTCCAGAATACATTTTAGACATATTCAAATCACTTGATGAAAATTGTTAA
- a CDS encoding HAD family hydrolase, which produces MINAIIFDFGDIFINLDKPATISGLQKLGMKEWNNELDQLNLSFEIGAISPEDFVGGFQKQLPNATKEDILKAWNAVLADFPFYRLEFLQELSKKYRLFLLSNTDSIHINTFETKSGVSFYKDFYACFEKVYFSFDIGMRKPDPKIYQFVLNENNLIAENTLFVDDKTENTDSAATLGIKVWNLQVGKEDVVDLFSKGLL; this is translated from the coding sequence ATGATTAATGCGATAATTTTTGACTTTGGAGATATTTTCATCAATTTAGACAAACCTGCCACGATTTCTGGTTTACAAAAACTAGGAATGAAAGAATGGAATAACGAATTAGATCAATTAAATCTTTCTTTTGAAATTGGAGCTATTTCTCCAGAAGATTTCGTTGGCGGTTTTCAAAAACAATTGCCAAATGCTACTAAAGAAGATATTTTGAAAGCTTGGAATGCCGTTTTAGCAGATTTTCCTTTTTATCGTCTGGAATTTCTTCAGGAATTATCAAAAAAATATCGCTTGTTTCTTTTAAGCAATACCGATTCTATTCACATCAATACATTCGAAACAAAAAGTGGCGTTTCTTTTTACAAAGATTTTTATGCTTGTTTTGAAAAAGTCTATTTTTCTTTTGATATCGGAATGAGAAAACCAGATCCAAAAATCTATCAATTTGTTTTGAATGAAAATAATCTAATTGCAGAAAACACTTTATTTGTTGACGATAAAACAGAAAACACAGACAGCGCCGCCACTTTAGGAATTAAAGTATGGAATCTTCAAGTTGGCAAAGAAGATGTGGTAGATTTATTTAGCAAAGGATTATTATAA
- a CDS encoding FtsB family cell division protein has protein sequence MKFKNPYKDKKWFKYLGNKYVWVLLFFIVWMLFLDNYSYFDHRFLDQQIHELEDNKKYYQEEIRKDQEQIKLLKNPEQIEKYAREKYFMKKDSEDIYIIQFEGDTIQEKE, from the coding sequence ATGAAATTTAAAAATCCATACAAAGACAAAAAATGGTTCAAATACCTTGGAAACAAATACGTTTGGGTTTTGCTATTTTTTATCGTTTGGATGTTATTTTTAGACAATTACTCTTATTTTGATCATCGTTTTCTGGATCAACAGATACATGAACTTGAGGATAATAAAAAGTATTATCAAGAGGAAATCAGAAAAGATCAAGAACAGATTAAACTGCTCAAAAATCCAGAACAAATTGAAAAATACGCTCGCGAAAAGTACTTTATGAAAAAAGACAGCGAGGATATTTACATCATACAATTTGAAGGAGACACAATTCAAGAAAAAGAATAA
- a CDS encoding IMPACT family protein yields the protein MEINDTYQTIATASEEILFKEKGSKFFGYAFPIDHEDEVKPIIEGLKKQHPHAVHYCYAYQLGVGNKISYRANDDSEPSNTAGAPIYGQIQSFGVTNVLVVVVRIFGGVKLGVGGLIAAYRTTAQQTLEVCEIVKKTIDVEFLISFDYKNMNKVMRVIKEKKLEIVSQEMEMDEVSGLPIGKIVTKTRKKNAETVFSIFDLMFEIDIKII from the coding sequence TTGGAAATTAACGATACTTATCAAACTATTGCGACTGCATCTGAAGAAATACTGTTTAAAGAAAAAGGCAGTAAATTCTTTGGCTATGCTTTTCCGATAGATCATGAAGATGAAGTAAAACCCATTATAGAAGGACTCAAAAAACAGCATCCGCACGCGGTGCATTATTGTTATGCTTACCAATTGGGGGTGGGAAATAAAATTTCGTATCGTGCCAATGATGATAGTGAACCAAGCAACACAGCTGGAGCACCAATCTACGGACAGATACAATCTTTTGGCGTAACGAACGTTCTAGTTGTAGTGGTTCGTATTTTTGGAGGGGTAAAATTAGGCGTTGGCGGTTTAATTGCAGCTTACAGAACAACTGCTCAACAAACTTTAGAAGTTTGCGAGATTGTTAAAAAAACTATTGATGTCGAATTTTTAATTTCGTTTGATTACAAAAACATGAATAAAGTGATGCGTGTGATCAAAGAAAAAAAGTTAGAAATTGTATCTCAAGAAATGGAAATGGATGAAGTTTCTGGATTGCCAATTGGCAAAATTGTGACAAAAACGCGAAAAAAAAATGCCGAAACAGTATTCAGCATTTTTGATTTAATGTTCGAAATTGATATTAAAATTATATAA
- a CDS encoding methylmalonyl-CoA mutase subunit beta encodes MATNLFDDFNPISSKQWKQKIQFELDGADYNQTVIWNSPEDIQVKPFYHSDEFTKAANVNTQASDFKICQNIFVFDIEKSIERALNTLERGAESLRFTIENDKIDVQKLLENLPLENKTVYFNFNFISIDFVKKLDTISIQKKANFYCNFDPIGQLAREGNWFTTSEKNNFETLDLLFKNTTNLNLLSVDLGLYQNSGANITQQIAYSLAHANEYLNRFSATAKSIVFQVSVGTNYFFEIAKLRALRMLFDLIAQEYDSKIECHILATPTKRNKTIYDYNVNMLRTTTECMSAILGGADAIANLPYDALYHKDNEFGDRISRNQLLILKHESYFDKVDNPADGSYYIESLTMQLAEKSLALFKDIEANGGFLKPLNEGTIKKKIQESANKEQELFDSKKEILLGTNKYPNKEDRMKHDLELFPFVKIKPRKTLITPIIEKRLAEKLEQERLETEE; translated from the coding sequence ATGGCCACTAACCTATTCGACGATTTTAATCCGATTTCATCCAAACAATGGAAACAAAAAATTCAGTTTGAATTAGATGGAGCCGATTACAATCAAACTGTTATTTGGAATTCGCCAGAAGATATTCAGGTAAAACCTTTTTATCATAGCGATGAGTTTACAAAAGCAGCAAATGTAAATACTCAAGCCTCAGATTTTAAAATCTGCCAAAATATCTTTGTTTTCGATATAGAAAAATCTATCGAACGAGCTTTAAATACTTTAGAAAGAGGTGCAGAAAGTCTTCGTTTTACAATTGAAAATGATAAAATTGATGTTCAAAAACTATTGGAAAATCTTCCTTTAGAAAATAAAACCGTTTACTTTAATTTCAATTTTATCTCAATCGATTTCGTTAAAAAATTAGATACTATTTCAATACAGAAAAAAGCTAATTTTTATTGCAATTTTGATCCAATCGGACAATTAGCAAGAGAAGGAAATTGGTTTACAACTTCGGAAAAAAATAATTTTGAAACTTTAGATTTACTCTTTAAAAATACAACCAATTTAAATCTTCTCAGTGTAGATTTGGGATTGTATCAAAATTCGGGTGCCAATATTACACAGCAAATTGCTTATAGCTTAGCACACGCAAACGAATATTTAAATCGTTTCTCTGCTACAGCAAAATCTATCGTTTTTCAAGTTTCTGTAGGAACAAATTATTTTTTCGAAATAGCTAAACTTCGTGCGCTTCGAATGCTTTTTGATTTAATTGCACAAGAATACGATTCAAAAATCGAATGTCATATATTGGCAACACCAACAAAGCGAAATAAAACCATTTACGATTATAATGTCAATATGCTTCGTACCACAACTGAATGTATGTCAGCAATTTTGGGCGGTGCAGATGCAATTGCCAATTTGCCTTACGACGCATTGTATCACAAAGACAACGAATTTGGCGATCGCATTTCAAGAAATCAGCTATTGATTTTAAAACACGAAAGTTATTTTGACAAAGTAGACAACCCAGCCGACGGAAGCTATTATATCGAAAGCTTAACGATGCAATTGGCAGAAAAAAGTTTAGCCTTATTTAAAGACATAGAAGCAAATGGAGGTTTTCTAAAACCGCTAAATGAAGGCACAATCAAAAAGAAAATTCAGGAAAGTGCCAACAAAGAGCAGGAATTATTCGATTCTAAAAAAGAAATTCTTTTAGGCACAAATAAATACCCTAACAAAGAGGATAGAATGAAACATGATTTAGAGCTGTTTCCTTTTGTAAAAATTAAACCTAGAAAAACATTAATTACACCAATTATCGAAAAGAGATTAGCTGAAAAGCTGGAACAGGAAAGATTAGAAACTGAAGAATGA